One part of the Thermococcus radiotolerans genome encodes these proteins:
- a CDS encoding PCNA-inhibitor, with translation MNRKLDEFLEAVSPKTTADTEDGGGRRKKKRLKSTSLESFLPEEHVNYFKRLRIGSKKIRNAKIEEL, from the coding sequence ATGAACAGGAAGCTCGACGAGTTCCTTGAGGCGGTCTCACCGAAGACCACAGCGGACACGGAGGACGGCGGGGGGAGGAGAAAGAAGAAACGCCTGAAATCAACCAGTCTGGAGTCTTTTCTCCCTGAGGAGCACGTGAATTACTTCAAGCGGCTCCGCATAGGGTCAAAGAAGATAAGGAACGCTAAAATAGAGGAGCTATAG
- a CDS encoding methyltransferase domain-containing protein codes for MITEEQVQLAVEMIRRGLDERKLRAKLGEEWELIAEIARARIRAKDKFSRNDLWMDLEGLRYATHEVVAKYRAERLRELGIKSIADVSCGIGIQLIFYAMKVERAYGIDIDPLKVEFARRNAERYGVHNIEFINADSLSRDTIERIDAEVIFSDPARPPEMPERRLEDLLPSPLEVHEAYKSKTDAFIFDLPPQMRRERVPWRGEFEYIDLFGALNRLTFYTEPLARVERSAVILPAGARLESDPNLEKVVEWTERPCQYLYEIPQSVDYADLINELFHALNADVKMLLREKRRVLATGEEEIKSSYLKRTYVVVGVLPFHPVRINDFLRKEGFGRATLRISVPEGEYWKVRRRIEANLKGDRRAFVFQFGKKAIIAEGL; via the coding sequence ATGATAACCGAGGAGCAGGTTCAACTCGCGGTGGAGATGATACGCAGGGGCCTCGACGAGAGGAAGCTCCGCGCCAAGCTCGGTGAGGAGTGGGAGCTCATAGCCGAGATAGCGAGGGCCAGAATACGGGCAAAGGACAAGTTCTCCCGGAACGACCTCTGGATGGATCTGGAGGGCCTCCGCTACGCCACCCACGAGGTCGTAGCTAAATACCGTGCCGAACGCTTGAGGGAGCTTGGAATCAAGAGCATAGCAGACGTCTCCTGCGGGATCGGCATCCAGCTGATCTTCTACGCGATGAAGGTCGAGAGGGCCTATGGAATCGACATCGACCCCCTAAAAGTCGAGTTCGCGCGGAGGAACGCCGAACGCTATGGCGTCCACAACATCGAGTTCATAAACGCCGATTCACTCAGCAGGGATACCATCGAGAGGATAGACGCTGAGGTAATATTCTCAGACCCAGCTCGGCCGCCCGAAATGCCCGAGAGGAGGCTGGAAGACCTTCTGCCAAGCCCCCTGGAGGTGCATGAAGCATACAAATCCAAAACGGACGCGTTCATCTTCGACCTGCCGCCCCAGATGAGGCGCGAGAGGGTTCCTTGGAGGGGAGAGTTCGAATACATAGACCTCTTCGGCGCACTCAACAGGCTGACCTTTTACACCGAGCCCCTGGCGAGGGTCGAGAGGAGCGCCGTCATCCTGCCGGCGGGGGCAAGGCTTGAGAGTGACCCCAATCTGGAGAAGGTAGTCGAGTGGACAGAAAGGCCCTGCCAATACCTCTACGAGATCCCCCAGAGCGTTGACTACGCCGATTTAATAAATGAGCTGTTCCATGCCTTAAACGCAGATGTCAAGATGCTCCTCCGCGAGAAAAGGCGCGTTTTAGCAACCGGAGAGGAGGAAATCAAGAGCTCATACCTCAAGAGGACGTACGTCGTTGTGGGTGTCCTACCTTTCCATCCGGTCAGGATAAACGACTTTCTCAGGAAGGAAGGCTTTGGAAGAGCAACCCTCAGGATAAGCGTGCCGGAGGGGGAGTACTGGAAGGTCAGGAGAAGGATAGAGGCGAACCTAAAGGGCGATAGAAGGGCATTCGTCTTCCAGTTCGGAAAGAAGGCGATAATAGCGGAGGGGCTATAG
- a CDS encoding dolichyl-phosphate-mannose--protein mannosyltransferase, translating into MDWKRVLFIAISAVILIGSFWYLYDFASRSDLRDYIGDEVWYVPASRNVLYRLGVNLHYVNETTNSAGINVIFSNTSVRIKYQYDVEKIALRYNATYEMEYLKFPGVYFEIPVDNVEDFLNALSAEIPADAYYVVPGYRYPDKENIQNYLNTEHPFLGKDLIMLGMLAEDKPINWRLPGIIAFVLIGVLVVLATYRISGSYLAALIALIFAVADPTLEATAVTAMLDIHVALFVALFTMLLVYERRKSSAFAVGLAAAAKLSGAFGYPVLLIRAFKGERKLTSFLLTIAILPALGFLIPNLVAIRAVGFEQWVDDILGSFRWHLSNKGGHPAASPVWEWFINKKAFPFHYNPNIFAQTDPFLLLSMVLFILALPWLYRRKGKLLIPYGVFWSTVGFFVLQYLLGGTTQFSFYATVLIPPAAIVMGVALKELLRWEAFTDSLWLYLEWLFEIRDRIRLRLGR; encoded by the coding sequence ATGGACTGGAAGAGGGTCCTCTTCATTGCGATTTCGGCCGTTATACTGATCGGTTCATTCTGGTATCTCTACGATTTCGCCTCCCGTTCCGATCTCAGGGATTACATCGGGGACGAGGTCTGGTACGTTCCCGCCAGCAGAAACGTTCTCTACAGGCTTGGGGTTAATCTTCACTACGTGAACGAAACGACGAACTCGGCTGGAATAAACGTCATCTTCTCAAACACGAGCGTTCGGATAAAATACCAGTACGACGTCGAGAAGATTGCCCTCCGATACAATGCAACCTACGAGATGGAGTACCTCAAGTTTCCGGGCGTTTACTTCGAGATACCCGTGGACAACGTGGAAGACTTTCTCAACGCCCTGTCCGCAGAAATACCGGCGGATGCCTACTACGTAGTCCCGGGCTACAGGTATCCCGACAAGGAGAACATCCAGAACTACCTCAACACCGAGCACCCCTTCTTAGGAAAGGACCTCATAATGCTCGGCATGCTCGCCGAGGACAAGCCCATAAACTGGCGCCTGCCCGGAATAATTGCCTTCGTTCTGATAGGCGTCCTGGTTGTTCTCGCAACGTACAGGATAAGCGGCAGCTACCTCGCGGCGCTTATAGCTCTCATCTTTGCCGTCGCAGACCCAACCCTAGAAGCCACCGCCGTAACTGCCATGCTGGACATCCACGTGGCACTCTTCGTGGCGCTGTTCACGATGCTGCTGGTCTACGAGCGGAGGAAGTCTTCCGCCTTTGCAGTAGGCCTCGCTGCCGCCGCCAAGCTCAGTGGAGCGTTCGGCTACCCCGTGCTCCTCATAAGGGCTTTTAAGGGCGAACGGAAGCTGACGAGCTTTCTGCTTACCATAGCAATCCTTCCTGCACTGGGATTTCTCATCCCCAACCTGGTGGCTATAAGGGCGGTGGGCTTCGAGCAGTGGGTGGACGACATACTGGGCAGCTTCCGCTGGCACCTCTCGAACAAGGGCGGCCATCCCGCGGCTTCGCCGGTTTGGGAGTGGTTCATAAACAAGAAGGCCTTTCCCTTCCACTACAACCCCAACATATTCGCCCAGACAGACCCGTTCCTGCTCCTCAGCATGGTTCTGTTCATACTCGCCCTTCCCTGGCTGTACCGGAGAAAGGGGAAGCTTCTGATACCGTACGGTGTGTTCTGGAGCACGGTTGGGTTCTTCGTCCTCCAGTACCTCCTCGGGGGAACGACCCAGTTCAGCTTCTACGCGACCGTCCTTATCCCGCCGGCCGCCATCGTCATGGGAGTTGCGTTGAAGGAGCTCCTGCGGTGGGAGGCCTTCACGGATTCCCTGTGGCTGTACCTGGAGTGGCTGTTCGAGATAAGGGACAGAATAAGGCTGAGGCTGGGGAGGTAG
- the rnhB gene encoding ribonuclease HII → MGRKLAGIDEAGRGPVIGPMAIAAVVVDEKNVPRLGEMGVKDSKKLTPKRRGKLFDEIIALLDDYVILELPPEEIDSREGTLNEFEVENFVKALNSLKVTPDVIYIDAADVKEARFGEEIKAKLNFEAEIVAEHKADDKFVPVSAASILAKVARDRAIEKLKEEYGEIGSGYPSDPRTRKFLEEYYKGHGEFPPIVRRSWKTLRKIEEKLRAEGEAEKPKRKGQVSLDEFLR, encoded by the coding sequence TTGGGCAGAAAGCTTGCTGGAATCGACGAGGCTGGAAGAGGGCCAGTGATAGGCCCTATGGCGATAGCGGCCGTTGTGGTGGATGAGAAAAACGTTCCCAGGCTCGGAGAGATGGGAGTCAAGGACTCAAAAAAGCTGACTCCAAAGAGGCGTGGGAAGCTCTTCGACGAAATAATCGCGCTTCTGGACGACTACGTGATTCTGGAGCTCCCGCCAGAGGAGATAGACTCCCGCGAGGGAACTTTAAACGAGTTCGAGGTGGAGAACTTCGTTAAGGCCCTCAACTCGCTCAAAGTGACGCCTGACGTGATATACATTGACGCCGCCGACGTGAAGGAGGCCCGCTTCGGCGAGGAGATAAAGGCAAAGCTGAACTTTGAGGCCGAGATAGTGGCGGAGCACAAGGCCGACGACAAGTTCGTGCCGGTCTCGGCGGCCTCAATCCTAGCGAAGGTGGCCCGCGACAGGGCAATAGAGAAGCTGAAGGAGGAGTACGGCGAGATCGGGAGCGGCTATCCTAGCGATCCGAGGACAAGGAAGTTCCTCGAGGAGTATTACAAGGGGCACGGCGAGTTCCCACCGATAGTCAGGCGGAGCTGGAAGACGCTGAGGAAGATAGAGGAGAAGCTGAGGGCAGAGGGAGAGGCCGAAAAACCGAAGAGGAAAGGACAGGTCAGCCTGGACGAGTTTCTGAGATAG